The Saccharopolyspora gloriosae genome has a segment encoding these proteins:
- a CDS encoding citrate:proton symporter: MVALDGDGTTSYMIICSAFLPIYRRLGINPLVIATIATMALGTISGTTPWGGAATRGISVLHLDSTDYFVHMIAPMVLTSLTIITIAWMLGRGQRKRIDQAVINEFAAEISAQDSGGEQRNRRTWFNAGLTVLLLVLLVLGVAELVNLFMLAFVIALLVNHPRLAEQGEVIKKHAGNAVPVVMLVLGAGIFTGIMTDTGMTKAMADALLSVVPDSLGNLIPLFTAVIGLPLSFFMSNDAYFFGVLPVLAESAGHYGIAPVEIARAGAIGQMMHSIGPASAPLWVLLGLIKRDLGDFQRFAVGWVLLASVAYIAFAVLTGAISLV; encoded by the coding sequence CTGGTCGCGCTCGACGGTGACGGCACCACCAGCTACATGATCATCTGTTCCGCGTTCTTACCGATCTACCGGCGCCTCGGCATCAACCCGCTGGTCATCGCCACCATCGCCACCATGGCCCTGGGCACCATCTCCGGCACGACCCCGTGGGGCGGCGCCGCCACCCGCGGGATCAGCGTGCTGCACCTGGACTCCACGGACTACTTCGTGCACATGATCGCCCCGATGGTGCTCACCTCGCTGACGATCATCACCATCGCCTGGATGCTGGGCCGCGGCCAGCGCAAGCGCATCGACCAGGCGGTCATCAACGAGTTCGCTGCCGAGATCTCCGCGCAGGACAGCGGCGGCGAGCAGCGGAACCGACGCACCTGGTTCAACGCCGGCCTCACCGTGCTGCTGCTGGTCCTGCTGGTCCTCGGCGTCGCCGAGCTGGTGAACCTGTTCATGCTCGCGTTCGTCATCGCCCTGCTCGTCAACCACCCGCGCCTGGCCGAACAGGGCGAGGTCATCAAGAAGCACGCGGGCAACGCCGTCCCGGTCGTCATGCTGGTGCTCGGCGCCGGGATCTTCACCGGCATCATGACCGACACCGGCATGACCAAGGCCATGGCCGACGCGCTGCTGTCCGTCGTGCCCGACTCGCTCGGCAATCTGATCCCGCTGTTCACCGCCGTGATCGGCCTGCCGTTGAGCTTCTTCATGTCCAACGACGCGTATTTCTTCGGTGTGCTGCCGGTGCTTGCCGAGTCCGCGGGCCACTACGGCATCGCGCCCGTCGAGATCGCGCGAGCCGGTGCCATCGGGCAGATGATGCACTCCATCGGCCCCGCCTCCGCACCGCTGTGGGTGCTGCTCGGGCTGATCAAGCGCGACCTCGGGGACTTCCAGCGGTTCGCCGTGGGCTGGGTGCTGCTGGCGTCGGTCGCCTACATCGCCTTCGCCGTCCTCACCGGAGCCATCAGCCTGGTGTGA
- a CDS encoding amino acid ABC transporter ATP-binding protein, translating into MTDTTAQHAEPARVRVHGLEKSFGDQHVLRGIDFEAAQGTSTVLLGPSGSGKTTVLRSINVLETPERGVIGIDDVEIDFARLPTGKAGRREGGRLRAQSGMVFQAHNLFPHRTVLDNVIEGPVVAQRRPREEAVADARTLLDQVGLGDRADAYPFQLSGGQQQRVGIARALALKPRVVLFDEPTSALDPELVGEVLAVIKDLAAEGWTMVIVTHEIRFARQVADQVLFLDGGVIVERGTGAQVIGDPQEDRTRRFLSRVSDHG; encoded by the coding sequence ATGACCGACACCACAGCGCAGCACGCCGAGCCCGCCCGCGTCCGGGTGCACGGGCTGGAGAAGTCCTTCGGCGACCAGCACGTCCTGCGCGGCATCGATTTCGAGGCCGCGCAAGGGACTTCGACCGTCCTGCTGGGACCGTCCGGTTCGGGCAAGACCACCGTGCTGCGCTCGATCAACGTGCTGGAGACGCCGGAACGCGGAGTCATCGGCATCGACGACGTCGAGATCGACTTCGCGCGGCTGCCCACCGGTAAGGCCGGTCGCCGGGAGGGCGGCCGGTTGCGGGCGCAGAGCGGCATGGTGTTCCAGGCGCACAACCTCTTCCCGCACCGCACGGTCCTGGACAACGTCATCGAGGGGCCGGTCGTGGCGCAGCGGCGACCGCGGGAAGAGGCCGTCGCCGACGCGCGGACGCTGCTCGACCAGGTGGGACTCGGCGACCGCGCCGATGCCTACCCGTTCCAGCTCTCCGGCGGGCAGCAGCAGCGAGTCGGCATCGCGCGGGCGCTGGCGTTGAAGCCGCGCGTGGTGCTGTTCGACGAGCCCACGTCGGCGCTGGACCCCGAGCTGGTGGGCGAGGTGCTGGCGGTCATCAAGGACTTGGCGGCCGAGGGCTGGACGATGGTGATCGTCACTCACGAGATCCGCTTCGCCCGGCAGGTGGCCGACCAGGTCCTGTTCCTCGACGGCGGCGTCATCGTCGAGCGCGGCACCGGTGCTCAGGTGATCGGCGACCCGCAGGAGGACCGGACCCGGCGATTCCTCAGCCGCGTCAGCGACCACGGCTGA
- a CDS encoding ABC transporter substrate-binding protein/permease produces MRHALRCAVLFLLLLVALPAQASAAVAQDAERPVIRVGTEGTYPPFSFHDPGTQELTGYDIEVIKAIADKAGWDLEFVETQWDAVFPALDAGRLDVIANQVSVNEERAAKYGLSDPYTYSRGVIVRRTGDEGIKTLEDLRGKTTAQSSTSNWADVAKEAGANVEAVEGFSQAAALLTQGRVDAIVNDNIAVLDYQASTGSTDVEIAGNAGAETSEQVLTFRKADQALLDQANRAIGELKADGTFNGISQKYFKADVSVPDGGEADLSEGRGHRSTWEVLRSTAWPMFVGLIQVTIPLTALSFAIGLALALLVALARISPYKVLSGLARAFISIIRGTPLLLQLFIVFYGLPQLGVKFPPFTAAVIAFSLNVAGYAAEVVRSAILAVPKGQFEAAATIGLDYRQTLRRIILPQATRTAVPPLSNTLLSLLKDTSLGSVVLLTELFRQSQLAAAESNEFLALYAFAGLYYWVICVALSAGQKRLETRLDRYVAR; encoded by the coding sequence ATGCGGCATGCGCTCAGGTGCGCGGTGCTGTTCCTGCTGTTGCTCGTCGCCCTGCCCGCGCAAGCGAGCGCGGCCGTGGCGCAGGACGCCGAACGACCCGTGATCCGGGTCGGCACGGAGGGGACTTACCCGCCCTTCTCGTTCCACGATCCCGGGACGCAGGAACTCACCGGCTACGACATCGAAGTGATCAAAGCGATCGCCGACAAAGCCGGGTGGGACCTCGAATTCGTCGAGACGCAGTGGGACGCGGTCTTCCCCGCGCTGGACGCCGGGCGGCTCGACGTCATCGCCAACCAGGTCTCGGTCAACGAGGAACGTGCCGCCAAGTACGGCCTGTCCGACCCCTACACCTACTCGCGCGGCGTGATCGTCCGGCGCACCGGCGACGAGGGCATCAAGACACTCGAAGACCTGCGGGGCAAGACCACCGCGCAGTCGAGCACCAGCAACTGGGCCGACGTCGCGAAGGAGGCGGGGGCGAACGTCGAAGCCGTGGAGGGCTTCTCGCAGGCGGCCGCGCTGCTCACGCAAGGCAGGGTCGACGCGATCGTCAACGACAACATCGCCGTGCTCGACTACCAGGCCAGCACCGGCTCCACCGACGTGGAGATCGCGGGCAACGCCGGGGCGGAGACCAGCGAGCAGGTCCTCACCTTCCGCAAGGCCGATCAGGCGCTGCTCGACCAGGCGAACCGGGCGATCGGCGAGCTCAAGGCCGACGGAACGTTCAACGGCATCTCGCAGAAGTACTTCAAGGCCGACGTCTCGGTGCCCGACGGCGGTGAAGCGGACCTGTCCGAGGGACGCGGTCACCGCAGCACGTGGGAGGTGCTGCGCAGCACGGCGTGGCCCATGTTCGTCGGCCTGATCCAGGTGACGATCCCGCTGACGGCGTTGAGCTTCGCGATCGGGCTCGCGCTCGCACTGCTGGTGGCGCTCGCCCGGATCTCCCCTTACAAGGTCCTCTCGGGTTTGGCCCGAGCGTTCATCTCGATCATCCGCGGCACTCCGCTGCTGTTGCAGCTGTTCATCGTGTTCTACGGGCTGCCGCAGCTGGGAGTGAAGTTCCCGCCGTTCACCGCGGCGGTGATCGCGTTCAGCCTCAACGTCGCCGGTTACGCGGCGGAGGTCGTGCGTTCGGCGATCCTTGCGGTGCCGAAGGGACAGTTCGAGGCGGCCGCGACGATCGGGCTCGACTATCGGCAGACGCTGCGCCGGATCATCCTGCCGCAGGCGACGCGGACAGCGGTGCCACCGTTGTCGAACACCTTGCTCTCCTTGCTGAAGGACACGTCGCTGGGGTCGGTGGTGCTGCTGACGGAGCTGTTCCGGCAGTCCCAGCTCGCCGCGGCCGAGAGCAACGAGTTCCTCGCCCTGTACGCCTTCGCCGGGCTGTACTACTGGGTGATCTGCGTGGCGCTCTCCGCCGGGCAGAAACGACTGGAAACCCGACTGGACAGGTACGTGGCCCGATGA